The following proteins come from a genomic window of Coffea arabica cultivar ET-39 chromosome 11c, Coffea Arabica ET-39 HiFi, whole genome shotgun sequence:
- the LOC140016568 gene encoding uncharacterized protein: MYLIGLFILGVVSIAENILKVKREVAAEFFGEDPSWSHKALTEANDAKVEDNTLFKDGQDEEALSKYDIALPAVSNMTKVLEVDPSYDQARRQIVRLKPLADEKRQKMKEEMIVDHWWYELLWVVAVK; encoded by the exons ATGTATCTGATTGGGCTGTTTATCTTGGGGGTGGTCAGCATTGCAGAAAACATTCTGAAAGTCAAAAGAGAAGTTGCAGCTGAATTTTTTGGTGAAGATCCAAGCTGGAGTCAC AAAGCATTAACAGAAGCCAACGATGCAAAAGTTGAAGATAATACATTGTTTAAAGATGGTCAAGATGAAGAGGCATTGTCTAAGTATGATATTGCTTTACCAGCTGTGTCCA ATATGACAAAGGTTTTGGAAGTTGACCCATCATATGATCAAGCTAGAAGACAGATTGTTCGCTTGAAGCCATTAGCAGATGAAAAACGTCAAAAGATGAAGGAAGAAATGATTGTTGACCATTGGTGGTATGAACTTCTTTGGGTAGTTGCTGTTAAATGA